In Terriglobales bacterium, the DNA window TTGCAGATTCTCAAAGATCCCTGCCGCCCCCATGCCGCCGCCCACGCACATGGTGACCAGGCCGTAGCGCGCCTTGCGCCGCTTGAGTTCGCGGATGATGCCGGCGGTCAGCTTCGCCCCGGTGCAGCCCAGGGGATGCCCGAGCGCCACCGCCCCGCCGTTGGGGTTGACCTTCTCCGGGTCCAGCCCGGCTTCCTTGATCACCGCCAGCGACTGGGTGGCGAAAGCCTCGTTCAACTCGATCACGTCGATGTCGGCGAGCTTCAGCCCCGCCATCTTCAGCGCCTTGGGGATGGCGAAGACCGGGCCCAGGCCCATCTCCTCGGGCTTGTAGCCGGCGGTGGCGAAGGCGACGTAGCGGGCCAGCGGCTGGACGCCGAGCTGCTTGGCACGCTCCGCCGTCATGAGCACGGCCGCGGCCGCGCCGTCGGACATCTGCGAGGAGTTGCCGGCGGTGATGGTGCCCTTGGCGTGGAAGGCGGGTTTCAAGCTGCCCAGCGCCTCCAGCGAGGTGTCGGCGCGCGGGCCTTCATCGGTGTCGAAGGTGATCTCGATGCGCTTGGGCTTGGCGCCGTTGGGCGTGGTGAAGGAGACCGGCAGGGGCACGATCTCGTCCTTGAACTTCCCGGCCTGGATGGCGGCGGTGGCCTTCTGGTGGCTGCGCAGCGAGAACTCGTCGGCCATCTGGCGGGTGATGGAGTAACGCGC includes these proteins:
- a CDS encoding acetyl-CoA C-acyltransferase — its product is MREVVIASAVRTAVGKAFKGTLRTTRPDDMAAVAIKGALERVPQVDAKEIGDVILGCAMPEAEQGMNVARIASLRAGLPVECSAMTINRFCSSGLQAIAIAAERILAGAFDVAVGGGVESMTMIPMGGNKVSANPWLVDHYPDAYLSMGLTAERLAARYSITRQMADEFSLRSHQKATAAIQAGKFKDEIVPLPVSFTTPNGAKPKRIEITFDTDEGPRADTSLEALGSLKPAFHAKGTITAGNSSQMSDGAAAAVLMTAERAKQLGVQPLARYVAFATAGYKPEEMGLGPVFAIPKALKMAGLKLADIDVIELNEAFATQSLAVIKEAGLDPEKVNPNGGAVALGHPLGCTGAKLTAGIIRELKRRKARYGLVTMCVGGGMGAAGIFENLQ